The Dokdonella koreensis DS-123 genome has a segment encoding these proteins:
- a CDS encoding ABC transporter permease has translation MKLRRVGAIVLRQFYLMRASPTRLVPAFAWSAIDIVLWGFITRYLATLSDAGPALALGLLGAVLLWNFFGRIMHGVTTAFFEDIWARNLLNLFATPLAISEYVTGLVLTSLATGAISLAVMLALATGVFGLSFFAYGLAFVPFLLVLLLFGVGLGILASAIVLRLGPASEWLIWPIPALLSPFAAVFYPLSILPAWMQWVAHLLPPAYVFEGMRAILAGQPFPAQTLAWALGLAVLEVLAAYAFFVHIHRRAVRSGLLARYSAESVS, from the coding sequence ATGAAACTGCGTCGTGTCGGCGCGATCGTGCTGCGCCAGTTCTACCTGATGCGCGCCAGCCCGACCCGGCTGGTGCCGGCCTTCGCCTGGAGCGCGATCGACATCGTGCTGTGGGGCTTCATCACGCGCTACCTGGCCACGCTGTCGGATGCCGGGCCGGCGTTGGCGCTCGGTCTGCTCGGCGCGGTGCTGCTGTGGAATTTCTTCGGCCGCATCATGCACGGCGTGACGACCGCGTTCTTCGAGGACATCTGGGCGCGCAACCTCCTGAACCTGTTCGCGACACCGCTGGCGATCTCCGAATACGTGACCGGCCTGGTGCTGACCAGCCTGGCGACCGGCGCGATCAGCCTGGCGGTCATGCTGGCGCTGGCGACCGGGGTGTTCGGCCTGTCGTTCTTCGCCTACGGGCTGGCCTTCGTGCCGTTCCTGCTGGTCCTGCTGCTGTTCGGCGTGGGGCTGGGGATCCTGGCCAGCGCGATCGTGCTGCGGCTGGGACCGGCGTCCGAATGGCTGATCTGGCCGATCCCGGCGCTGCTGTCGCCGTTCGCGGCGGTGTTCTATCCGCTGTCGATCCTGCCGGCGTGGATGCAGTGGGTCGCCCACCTGCTGCCGCCGGCCTACGTGTTCGAGGGGATGCGGGCGATCCTCGCCGGCCAGCCGTTTCCGGCCCAGACCCTGGCCTGGGCGCTGGGGCTGGCGGTGCTGGAGGTGCTGGCGGCCTATGCGTTCTTCGTCCATATCCATCGCCGCGCGGTGCGCAGCGGCCTGCTGGCGCGCTACAGCGCCGAGAGCGTCAGCTGA
- a CDS encoding ABC transporter ATP-binding protein, which yields MTAIGAGRAGPGAAPVLAVADLAKRYGATTAVDGIAFTVGRGEIVGLLGPNGAGKTTTINMILGLLAPSAGSIRIDGVDLARHRSQALARSNFAAVYAALPGNLTVRQNLRWFGMLYEVPDLGRRIEDLLAEFDLVRFADTRCGLLSSGEQTRVGLAKAVLNDPVLLLLDEPTASLDPATAQDLRALIRGIADRGRGGILWTSHNMHEVQAVCDRVLFLAQGRILLEGDPRTLPHQHGADSLDALFIRLARQPLAAEGER from the coding sequence ATGACGGCGATCGGCGCCGGGCGCGCCGGCCCGGGCGCCGCGCCGGTACTCGCCGTCGCCGATCTCGCCAAGCGCTACGGCGCGACGACGGCGGTGGACGGCATCGCCTTCACGGTCGGCCGCGGCGAGATCGTCGGCCTGCTCGGCCCCAACGGCGCCGGCAAGACGACCACGATCAACATGATCCTGGGCCTGCTGGCGCCGAGCGCGGGCAGCATCCGGATCGACGGCGTGGACCTGGCGCGCCACCGTTCGCAGGCGCTGGCGCGCAGCAATTTCGCAGCGGTCTACGCGGCGCTGCCGGGCAACCTGACCGTGCGCCAGAACCTGCGCTGGTTCGGCATGCTCTATGAGGTGCCGGACCTCGGCCGCCGCATCGAGGACCTGCTGGCCGAGTTCGACCTCGTGCGCTTCGCCGACACGCGCTGCGGTCTGCTGTCCTCGGGCGAGCAGACGCGTGTGGGCCTGGCCAAGGCGGTACTCAACGATCCGGTCCTGCTGCTGCTGGACGAGCCGACCGCCTCGCTGGACCCGGCGACGGCCCAGGACCTGCGCGCACTGATCCGCGGCATCGCCGACCGTGGTCGTGGCGGCATCCTGTGGACCTCGCACAACATGCACGAGGTGCAGGCAGTCTGCGACCGCGTGCTGTTCCTGGCGCAGGGGCGCATCCTGCTGGAAGGCGATCCGCGCACGCTGCCGCACCAGCACGGTGCCGATTCGCTGGACGCGCTGTTCATCCGCCTGGCGCGCCAGCCGCTGGCGGCCGAGGGGGAGCGATGA
- a CDS encoding M14 family zinc carboxypeptidase codes for MPAAAGLRSRRCLAPVLAAALGWPLAVPAASWIAEIDYADDAERDRLATEFGHPAVDPLRRRVTAVADGATLARLGAAGFAVRIDAVASARLQDLERHGAAESIPGYACYRTVEESEARMQQLAATYPALASVVEIGPSWRRTQDPGAGHALKVLRLTQAATAGTFPDKPALFVLGGIHAREYVTAEAALRFGEWLATGYGRDADATTLLDHYQIHLLVQANPDGRKIAETGVLWRKNADDAFGACTAQPPTGSYHAGVDLNRNYPFNWNAGGASADPCTQTFRGPAAASEPETQAVMAYVAGVQASAGAPYAGGLFADRRLDDRTTPAADTVTGVVLDLHSNGRLVLWPWGDTATPAPNAPQLTTFARRIGWHNGYLPIVSNGIGATSGTTPDTAYGALGVAAYTIELGGLDFFQDCAAFEDDTWPKNLAGLRYIARNLAAPYRLPAGPDVAEVRVEPNLILAGETARIRARADDGGYNVYGAAQPVFAITAASASIDALPWHAASSLPLTADDGAFDQAAEAVSAPVSAAALGAGRHPVHVQARNAAGADGPPASAFVEVAAAGTVATVAGTVTDRTTGLPLAAGVRLVESDGDVRALPAASDGSYRLHAHPGSAVLEARRFGYLTERIENLALVAGATRTRDIALSPQCNAFADDVEAGNAGWTPQPATGGWGIEPTVTGQHVWNDSPGGRYPSSTDLRLVSPALDLSGYAAVSLAFDERCYTEETYDTGVVEVSTDAAHAVWSEVYRCSGRAQWRRVTLDLPQLAGQGSVQLRLRTRSDASGEFDGWSVDNLTVGLPDAQCRAGVDPLFDDGFEP; via the coding sequence ATGCCCGCCGCCGCTGGATTGCGTTCGCGCCGCTGTCTCGCCCCGGTCCTGGCCGCTGCGCTCGGATGGCCGCTGGCCGTGCCGGCAGCGAGCTGGATCGCCGAGATCGACTATGCCGACGACGCCGAGCGCGACCGGCTGGCGACGGAGTTCGGCCATCCCGCGGTCGATCCCTTGCGCCGGCGGGTCACGGCGGTGGCCGACGGCGCGACGCTGGCGCGCCTGGGCGCGGCCGGATTCGCGGTACGCATCGATGCGGTGGCCAGTGCGCGCCTGCAGGACCTGGAGCGCCACGGCGCCGCCGAGAGCATCCCCGGCTACGCCTGCTACCGCACGGTCGAGGAGTCCGAAGCGCGCATGCAGCAACTGGCGGCGACGTATCCGGCCCTGGCTTCGGTGGTCGAGATCGGGCCGTCGTGGCGGCGCACCCAGGACCCCGGCGCGGGTCACGCGCTCAAGGTGCTGCGTTTGACCCAGGCGGCGACGGCGGGCACGTTCCCGGACAAGCCGGCGCTGTTCGTGCTGGGCGGCATCCATGCGCGCGAGTACGTGACGGCGGAGGCGGCGCTGCGCTTCGGCGAGTGGCTGGCGACCGGCTACGGCCGCGACGCGGACGCGACGACGCTGCTCGACCACTACCAGATCCATCTGCTGGTGCAGGCCAACCCGGACGGTCGCAAGATCGCCGAGACCGGCGTGCTCTGGCGCAAGAACGCCGACGACGCCTTCGGCGCCTGCACGGCGCAGCCGCCGACCGGCAGCTACCACGCGGGCGTCGATCTCAACCGCAACTATCCGTTCAACTGGAACGCGGGCGGCGCCAGCGCCGATCCGTGCACGCAGACGTTCCGCGGGCCGGCGGCGGCGTCGGAGCCGGAGACGCAGGCGGTGATGGCCTATGTCGCCGGTGTGCAGGCCTCGGCCGGCGCGCCGTATGCGGGCGGCCTGTTCGCCGACCGCCGCCTCGACGACCGCACCACGCCGGCAGCGGACACGGTCACCGGCGTGGTGCTGGACCTGCACAGCAACGGCCGGCTGGTGCTGTGGCCGTGGGGCGACACCGCGACGCCGGCGCCGAACGCGCCGCAGCTGACCACGTTCGCGCGCCGCATCGGCTGGCACAACGGATACCTGCCGATCGTCTCCAACGGCATCGGCGCGACCAGCGGCACCACGCCCGATACGGCCTACGGCGCGCTCGGCGTGGCGGCCTACACGATCGAGCTGGGCGGCCTGGACTTCTTCCAGGACTGCGCGGCGTTCGAGGACGACACCTGGCCGAAGAACCTGGCGGGACTGCGCTACATCGCGCGCAACCTGGCGGCGCCGTACCGGCTGCCGGCCGGGCCGGACGTGGCCGAGGTGCGCGTGGAGCCGAACCTGATCCTCGCCGGCGAGACGGCGCGGATCCGCGCCCGGGCGGACGACGGCGGCTACAACGTCTACGGCGCCGCGCAGCCGGTGTTCGCGATCACCGCGGCCAGCGCGAGCATCGACGCCCTGCCGTGGCACGCGGCGTCCAGCCTGCCGCTGACGGCGGACGACGGCGCCTTCGACCAGGCCGCCGAGGCGGTATCGGCGCCGGTCAGCGCCGCTGCGCTCGGGGCCGGCCGCCACCCCGTGCACGTGCAGGCGCGCAACGCCGCCGGCGCGGACGGTCCGCCGGCCTCGGCCTTCGTCGAGGTGGCGGCGGCCGGCACGGTGGCGACGGTCGCCGGTACCGTCACCGACCGCACGACCGGGCTGCCGCTGGCGGCCGGGGTGCGCCTGGTGGAGAGCGACGGCGACGTCCGCGCGCTGCCCGCCGCGAGCGACGGCAGCTACCGCCTGCATGCGCATCCGGGATCGGCGGTGCTGGAGGCGCGCCGCTTCGGCTACCTGACCGAGCGGATCGAGAACCTCGCGCTGGTGGCCGGCGCGACGCGCACGCGCGATATCGCGCTCAGTCCGCAGTGCAACGCGTTCGCCGACGACGTCGAGGCCGGCAATGCCGGCTGGACGCCGCAGCCGGCGACCGGCGGCTGGGGCATCGAGCCGACGGTGACCGGCCAGCACGTCTGGAACGACAGCCCGGGCGGGCGCTATCCGTCGAGCACGGACCTGCGCCTGGTCTCGCCGGCACTGGACCTGTCCGGCTACGCGGCGGTGTCGCTGGCCTTCGACGAGCGCTGCTACACCGAGGAAACCTACGATACCGGTGTCGTCGAGGTGTCGACCGACGCGGCGCATGCGGTCTGGAGCGAGGTCTACCGCTGCAGCGGCCGTGCGCAGTGGCGGCGCGTGACGCTGGACCTGCCGCAGCTGGCGGGACAGGGCAGCGTCCAACTGCGCCTGCGCACGCGCAGCGACGCCTCGGGTGAGTTCGACGGTTGGAGCGTGGACAACCTGACGGTGGGCCTGCCGGACGCGCAGTGCCGGGCCGGCGTCGATCCGCTGTTCGACGACGGGTTCGAGCCGTGA
- a CDS encoding PhoH family protein yields the protein MTEPTQHDFTLEPDDNERLSNLVGPFDEHLRQIELRLGVEIANRGHVFRVIGDARPVQLATRLLQRLYAATADEVLTAPQINLHLQESGIEAIAAEAAEGVQDVSVKVKRGTIRGRGPNQARYLHAIATHDINFGIGPAGTGKTYLAVAMAVDALNDNRAQRLILVRPAVEAGEKLGFLPGDLTQKVDPYLRPLYDALYEMLGIERVTKLIERNVIEIAPLAYMRGRTLNDSFVILDEAQNTTVEQMKMFLTRIGFGSVAVVTGDVTQTDLPRHIRSGLRDAIEVLRDVEGISFTFFNAKDVVRHPLVQRIVRAYEAHEGLPKEAP from the coding sequence ATGACCGAACCCACCCAGCACGATTTCACCCTGGAGCCGGACGACAACGAACGGCTGTCGAACCTGGTCGGCCCGTTCGACGAGCACCTGCGCCAGATCGAACTGCGGCTCGGCGTCGAGATCGCCAACCGCGGCCACGTGTTCCGCGTGATCGGCGACGCGCGGCCGGTGCAGCTGGCCACGCGCCTGCTGCAGCGCCTCTACGCCGCCACCGCCGACGAGGTGCTGACCGCGCCCCAGATCAACCTGCACCTGCAGGAGTCGGGCATCGAGGCGATCGCCGCCGAGGCCGCCGAAGGCGTCCAGGACGTCAGCGTCAAGGTCAAGCGCGGCACGATCCGCGGCCGCGGTCCCAACCAGGCGCGCTACCTGCACGCGATCGCCACCCACGACATCAACTTCGGCATCGGCCCGGCCGGCACCGGCAAGACCTACCTCGCCGTCGCGATGGCGGTCGACGCGCTCAACGACAACCGCGCCCAGCGCCTGATCCTGGTGCGTCCCGCGGTGGAGGCCGGCGAGAAGCTCGGCTTCCTGCCCGGCGACCTCACGCAGAAGGTGGACCCGTACCTGCGTCCCCTCTACGACGCCCTCTACGAGATGCTCGGCATCGAGCGCGTGACCAAGCTGATCGAGCGCAACGTCATCGAGATCGCCCCGCTCGCCTACATGCGCGGACGCACCCTGAACGACTCGTTCGTGATCCTCGACGAAGCGCAGAACACCACCGTCGAGCAGATGAAGATGTTCCTGACACGCATCGGCTTCGGTTCCGTCGCCGTCGTCACCGGCGACGTCACCCAGACCGACCTGCCGCGCCACATCCGCTCCGGCCTGCGCGACGCCATCGAGGTGCTGCGCGACGTCGAGGGCATCAGCTTCACGTTCTTCAACGCCAAGGACGTCGTCCGCCACCCGCTGGTCCAACGCATCGTCCGTGCCTACGAGGCGCACGAAGGCCTACCGAAGGAAGCCCCATGA
- a CDS encoding SMP-30/gluconolactonase/LRE family protein — translation MITPYRRLAALALLAALPAAAQTYNGPESVEAHPRLKRLLVSNTGGGNVLARAEDGTLSVFTSDPSSPYGIELLAGTLFVLDSGRVKGYDIDSAAPVMNLPLTGAAFLNGITSNGLDTLYVSDFNGRRIYQVGVADLGAPTQVELTSTGTATPNGVVYDRDGNRLLIATWGSNAKVLSLDLGTPGATPQTLIQTTLGNIDGIVLDCRGTLFVAAWSGCGTAGGCLRRFDPPFAIDSPAVVVANGLANPADIDYDMRTAEITVPESGGARVSLHPSSCGRSLFIDDFER, via the coding sequence ATGATCACCCCGTACCGCCGCCTGGCGGCGCTCGCCCTGCTCGCCGCCCTGCCGGCTGCCGCGCAGACCTACAACGGGCCCGAAAGCGTGGAGGCACATCCGCGCCTCAAGCGCCTGCTGGTCAGCAATACCGGCGGCGGCAACGTGCTCGCACGCGCCGAGGACGGCACGCTCAGCGTGTTCACGTCCGACCCGTCCTCGCCGTACGGCATCGAGCTGCTGGCCGGCACGCTGTTCGTGCTCGACTCCGGCCGCGTCAAGGGCTACGACATCGACAGCGCCGCGCCGGTGATGAACCTGCCGCTGACCGGCGCCGCGTTCCTCAACGGCATCACGTCCAACGGCCTGGACACGCTCTACGTCAGCGACTTCAACGGACGGCGCATCTACCAGGTCGGCGTCGCCGACCTCGGTGCGCCGACGCAGGTCGAGCTGACCTCCACCGGCACCGCGACGCCGAACGGCGTGGTCTACGACCGCGACGGCAACCGCCTGCTGATCGCGACCTGGGGCAGCAATGCCAAGGTGCTGAGCCTGGACCTCGGCACGCCCGGCGCGACGCCGCAGACACTGATCCAGACCACGCTCGGCAACATCGACGGCATCGTGCTCGACTGCCGCGGCACGCTCTTCGTCGCCGCCTGGAGCGGCTGCGGTACCGCCGGAGGCTGCCTGCGCCGCTTCGACCCGCCGTTCGCGATCGACTCGCCGGCCGTCGTCGTCGCCAATGGCCTGGCCAATCCCGCCGACATCGACTACGACATGCGCACGGCCGAGATCACCGTGCCCGAATCCGGCGGCGCGCGCGTCAGCCTGCATCCCAGCAGCTGCGGTCGCTCCCTCTTCATCGACGACTTCGAGCGGTGA
- the ybeY gene encoding rRNA maturation RNase YbeY — protein MTAEPTVHLSLAVGLLRRGLPQRTSFARWVAAAVAAARRRRATELSIRLVGVDEGRLLNVQYRGRDYATNVLSFPADLPPGLRLPLIGDLVICAPVVAREAAEQGKTARDHYAHLTVHGVLHLLGYDHEADADAERMEALETRVLAGLGVADPYRD, from the coding sequence TTGACCGCCGAACCGACCGTGCACCTGTCGCTCGCCGTCGGCCTGCTGCGCCGCGGCCTGCCACAGCGCACGAGCTTCGCGCGCTGGGTCGCCGCGGCCGTCGCCGCCGCCCGCCGCCGCCGCGCGACCGAGCTGTCGATCCGCCTGGTCGGCGTCGACGAAGGGCGGCTGCTCAATGTCCAGTACCGCGGTCGCGACTACGCGACCAACGTGCTGTCGTTTCCTGCCGACCTGCCACCAGGTCTCCGGCTGCCGCTGATCGGCGACCTGGTGATCTGCGCACCGGTCGTCGCGCGCGAGGCCGCCGAACAGGGCAAGACCGCCCGCGACCACTACGCCCACCTCACCGTCCACGGTGTGCTGCACCTGCTCGGCTACGACCATGAAGCCGACGCCGACGCCGAGCGCATGGAGGCGCTGGAAACGCGCGTGCTGGCCGGGCTGGGCGTGGCCGACCCGTATCGCGATTGA